A stretch of Camelina sativa cultivar DH55 chromosome 18, Cs, whole genome shotgun sequence DNA encodes these proteins:
- the LOC104762446 gene encoding jmjC domain-containing protein 4-like isoform X2, translated as MGIEIIGQIEKINGKDLSYDAFAERYLAKNQPVVISGLTDDWRAREDWVCKNGRPNLHFIATHFGKSKVQVADCDTREFTDQKRLEMSVSAFVEQWANDSIKESVLYLKDWHFFKEYPDYTAYQTPLLFSDDWLNIYLDNYHMHEDRDNVQKYDQISCSDYRFVYMGGKGSWTPLHADVFRSYSWSANVCGKKRWLFLPPSQSHLVYDRYMKNCVYNIFEEVNETKFPGFNKTTWLECIQEPGEVIFVPSGWHHQVYNLEDTISINHNWLNAYNLSWVWDLLWKDYKDTEESIEDVRDICDDFEAICQRNLAANTGMNLNDFFLFMSLFSLGNMVLLQSYSDKHKTPKSCSSAMAQNMLLNLSTIKKTMLMMISAGGVTAKEVHLDMRETLENPQFLSLVRDMGRTYAMVHMEEEDQVLSSKELLQKLSGFADPKMQICSPKYLVEIINHHNTFFSHLLA; from the exons ATGGGAATAGAGATTATAGGTCAAATTGAGAAAATCAATGGTAAAGATTTGAGTTACGACGCTTTTGCGGAGAGATACTTAGCCAAGAACCAGCCAGTAGTAATCTCCGGTCTCACTGACGATTGGAGAGCTCGGGAAGATTGGGTTTGTAAGAATGGACGCCCTAATCTCCACTTCATTGCCACTCACTTCGGAAAATCCAAAGTTCAG GTTGCAGATTGTGATACGAGAGAATTCACAGATCAGAAAAGATTAGAAATGTCTGTTAGTGCCTTTGTGGAGCAATGGGCAAATGATTCTATCAAGGAATCTGTCTTGTATCTGAAAGATTGGCACTTTTTCAAG GAGTATCCAGACTATACAGCCTACCAAACGCCGCTgctgttttctgatgattggctTAATATCTATCTAGACAATTACCATATGCATGAGGATAGAGATAATGTACAGAAGTATGATCAAATTAGCTGCTCTGATTATCGGTTTGTTTATATGGGTGGAAAAG GATCTTGGACACCTCTACACGCTGATGTATTTAGATCTTATAGTTGGTCAGCTAATGTTTGTGGTAAAAAAAGATGGctttttcttcctccttctcaaaGTCATCTTGTTTATGACAg GTACATGAAGAATTGTGTTTATAACATCTTTGAAGAGGTGAATGAAACTAAATTCCCCGGTTTTAATAAG ACCACCTGGCTTGAATGCATTCAAGAACCCGGTGAAGTTATCTTTGTTCCCAGTGGGTGGCATCATCAAGTATATAACTTG GAAGACACGATATCTATAAACCACAATTGGCTTAACGCATACAACCTATCCTGGGTG TGGGATCTACTGTGGAAGGACTACAAGGACACTGAAGAGTCAATAGAAGACGTCAGAGACATATGTGATGATTTTGAAGCTATTTGCCAGCGTAATCTTGCTGCCAACACAG GAATGAATTTGAATGACTTTTTCCTCTTCATGTCACTGTTCTCTTTGGGCAACATGGTTCTCCTGCAGTCTTACTCTGACAAACACAAAACCCCGAAGTCGTGTTCCTCAGCAATGGCACAGAATATGTTATTGAATCTCTCAACTATAAAGAAAACCATGCTGATGATGATATCTGCGGGCGGCGTAACTGCAAAAGAAGTGCATCTGGACATGCGAGAAACACTAGAGAATCCACAGTTTCTCAGTTTGGTCAGAGACATGGGAAGAACTTATGCAATGGTTCACATGGAGGAAGAGGATCAGGTACTCTCTTCGAAAGAGTTATTACAAAAACTCAGTGGTTTTGCAGATCCAAAGATGCAAATATGTTCTCCGAAATATCttgttgaaattataaatcatCATAATACTTTTTTCTCCCATCTCTTAGCATAA
- the LOC104762446 gene encoding jmjC domain-containing protein 4-like isoform X1 — MGIEIIGQIEKINGKDLSYDAFAERYLAKNQPVVISGLTDDWRAREDWVCKNGRPNLHFIATHFGKSKVQVADCDTREFTDQKRLEMSVSAFVEQWANDSIKESVLYLKDWHFFKEYPDYTAYQTPLLFSDDWLNIYLDNYHMHEDRDNVQKYDQISCSDYRFVYMGGKGSWTPLHADVFRSYSWSANVCGKKRWLFLPPSQSHLVYDRYMKNCVYNIFEEVNETKFPGFNKTTWLECIQEPGEVIFVPSGWHHQVYNLEDTISINHNWLNAYNLSWVSCLVEFQWDLLWKDYKDTEESIEDVRDICDDFEAICQRNLAANTGMNLNDFFLFMSLFSLGNMVLLQSYSDKHKTPKSCSSAMAQNMLLNLSTIKKTMLMMISAGGVTAKEVHLDMRETLENPQFLSLVRDMGRTYAMVHMEEEDQVLSSKELLQKLSGFADPKMQICSPKYLVEIINHHNTFFSHLLA; from the exons ATGGGAATAGAGATTATAGGTCAAATTGAGAAAATCAATGGTAAAGATTTGAGTTACGACGCTTTTGCGGAGAGATACTTAGCCAAGAACCAGCCAGTAGTAATCTCCGGTCTCACTGACGATTGGAGAGCTCGGGAAGATTGGGTTTGTAAGAATGGACGCCCTAATCTCCACTTCATTGCCACTCACTTCGGAAAATCCAAAGTTCAG GTTGCAGATTGTGATACGAGAGAATTCACAGATCAGAAAAGATTAGAAATGTCTGTTAGTGCCTTTGTGGAGCAATGGGCAAATGATTCTATCAAGGAATCTGTCTTGTATCTGAAAGATTGGCACTTTTTCAAG GAGTATCCAGACTATACAGCCTACCAAACGCCGCTgctgttttctgatgattggctTAATATCTATCTAGACAATTACCATATGCATGAGGATAGAGATAATGTACAGAAGTATGATCAAATTAGCTGCTCTGATTATCGGTTTGTTTATATGGGTGGAAAAG GATCTTGGACACCTCTACACGCTGATGTATTTAGATCTTATAGTTGGTCAGCTAATGTTTGTGGTAAAAAAAGATGGctttttcttcctccttctcaaaGTCATCTTGTTTATGACAg GTACATGAAGAATTGTGTTTATAACATCTTTGAAGAGGTGAATGAAACTAAATTCCCCGGTTTTAATAAG ACCACCTGGCTTGAATGCATTCAAGAACCCGGTGAAGTTATCTTTGTTCCCAGTGGGTGGCATCATCAAGTATATAACTTG GAAGACACGATATCTATAAACCACAATTGGCTTAACGCATACAACCTATCCTGGGTG TCATGTTTGGTTGAGTTTCAGTGGGATCTACTGTGGAAGGACTACAAGGACACTGAAGAGTCAATAGAAGACGTCAGAGACATATGTGATGATTTTGAAGCTATTTGCCAGCGTAATCTTGCTGCCAACACAG GAATGAATTTGAATGACTTTTTCCTCTTCATGTCACTGTTCTCTTTGGGCAACATGGTTCTCCTGCAGTCTTACTCTGACAAACACAAAACCCCGAAGTCGTGTTCCTCAGCAATGGCACAGAATATGTTATTGAATCTCTCAACTATAAAGAAAACCATGCTGATGATGATATCTGCGGGCGGCGTAACTGCAAAAGAAGTGCATCTGGACATGCGAGAAACACTAGAGAATCCACAGTTTCTCAGTTTGGTCAGAGACATGGGAAGAACTTATGCAATGGTTCACATGGAGGAAGAGGATCAGGTACTCTCTTCGAAAGAGTTATTACAAAAACTCAGTGGTTTTGCAGATCCAAAGATGCAAATATGTTCTCCGAAATATCttgttgaaattataaatcatCATAATACTTTTTTCTCCCATCTCTTAGCATAA
- the LOC104762447 gene encoding protein LATERAL ORGAN BOUNDARIES-like, which yields MASSSNSYNSPCAACKFLRRKCMPGCIFAPYFPPEEPHKFANVHKIFGASNVTKLLNELLPHQREDAVNSLAYEAEARVRDPVYGCVGAISYLQRQVHRLQKELDAANADLAHYGLSTSAGGTPGNVVDLVFQPQPLQSQQPPPLNPVYRLSGVNPVMNQLPRGTGGSYGTFLPWNNGHDQQGGNM from the coding sequence atggcGTCGTCATCAAACTCATACAACTCACCATGCGCGGCGTGCAAGTTTCTTCGCCGGAAATGCATGCCGGGATGCATATTCGCGCCATATTTTCCACCGGAGGAGCCACACAAATTCGCCAACGTCCACAAAATCTTCGGAGCAAGCAACGTCACGAAGCTCCTCAATGAGCTCCTCCCTCACCAACGTGAAGATGCAGTCAACTCTTTAGCCTACGAGGCCGAGGCACGTGTCCGTGACCCTGTCTATGGCTGCGTTGGAGCCATCTCTTATCTCCAGAGACAAGTCCATAGGCTTCAGAAGGAGCTCGACGCTGCTAATGCTGACTTGGCACATTATGGTTTGTCTACGTCAGCCGGCGGAACACCGGGCAACGTCGTGGACTTGGTTTTCCAGCCTCAGCCGCTTCAGTCGCAGCAACCACCTCCGCTGAATCCTGTTTATCGACTTTCAGGGGTGAATCCGGTGATGAATCAGCTGCCACGTGGCACCGGAGGGTCGTATGGGACTTTTCTTCCTTGGAACAATGGTCATGATCAGCAAGGAGGTAACATGTGA
- the LOC104762448 gene encoding uncharacterized protein LOC104762448 has product MAKELISLQYLRPPPLHFSRRFLSLSSPSSTLNLRRKPPQNPIFIRTTSHRNKTSHDDGGIPADEVKTIAKFKSRHNYIRVIEVSRKTNHPLAGSRLLLLDNPGNIHSISFLLKTLTDSYFDVFATLPPIIPPGPIGILGFGAGSTARLILELYPPEFTVHGWELDPSVIDVGREFFGLSKLERDHKDRIFINIGDALNASMKTGFSGILVDLFSKGSVIKELQDTKVWEDLKTRLRRRGRIMVNVGGKCVEAEDSERDGGLVMEETLKAMSQVFGDKLFVLTLGNGNDSSVALTGDLPDLDAWKKRLPRSELRSYVDMWIPFREFSL; this is encoded by the coding sequence ATGGCCAAAGAGCTTATTTCTCTCCAATATCTCCGACCACCACCACTTCACTTCTCTCGTCGATTCCTTAgcctctcttctccttcttcaactCTCAATCTCCGCCGTAAACCACCGCAAAACCCAATCTTTATCCGAACCACCTCTCACCGAAACAAAACTTCCCACGACGACGGCGGAATCCCAGCCGACGAGGTCAAAACCATCGCCAAATTCAAATCCCGCCACAACTACATCAGAGTCATCGAAGTTTCACGAAAGACCAATCACCCACTCGCCGGTTctcgtctcctcctcctcgacAACCCCGGTAACATCCACAGCATCTCTTTCCTTCTCAAAACCTTAACAGATAGTTACTTCGACGTTTTCGCTACTCTGCCTCCGATCATACCTCCAGGACCCATCGGTATTCTCGGGTTCGGAGCTGGTTCAACTGCTCGATTGATTCTCGAGCTTTACCCTCCTGAGTTCACCGTCCATGGATGGGAGCTTGACCCTTCTGTGATTGATGTCGGTAGAGAGTTCTTTGGTCTCTCTAAGCTCGAAAGAGATCATAAAGATAGGATTTTTATCAACATTGGTGATGCTTTAAACGCTAGTATGAAAACCGGGTTTTCGGGTATTTTAGTTGATTTGTTTAGTAAAGGGAGTGTGATCAAAGAGCTTCAAGACACAAAAGTGTGGGAGGATTTGAAAACTAGGTTGAGGAGGAGAGGGAGGATTATGGTGAATGTTGGTGGCAAATGTGTGGAAGCTGAGGATTCAGAGAGAGATGGAGGTTTGGTTATGGAGGAAACGTTGAAGGCCATGAGTCAGGTGTTTGGTGATAAGCTCTTTGTGCTAACGCTTGGCAATGGGAATGATAGCTCGGTGGCTTTAACAGGTGATTTACCTGATCTTGATGCGTGGAAGAAGAGATTGCCGCGTAGTGAACTGAGAAGCTATGTTGATATGTGGATACCTTTTAGAGAATTCAGCTTGTGA
- the LOC104762449 gene encoding histone deacetylase 6, whose product MEADESGISLPSGPDGRKRRVSYFYEPTIGDYYYGQGHPMKPHRIRMAHSLIIHYHLHRRLEISRPNLADASDIGRFHSPDYVDFLASVSPESMGDPSSARNLRRFNVGEDCPVFDGLFDFCRASAGGSIGAAVKLNRQDADIAINWGGGLHHAKKSEASGFCYVNDIVLGILELLKMFRRVLYVDIDVHHGDGVEEAFYTTDRVMTVSFHKFGDFFPGTGHIRDVGADNGKYYALNVPLNDGMDDESFRSLFRPLIQKVMEVYQPEAVVLQCGADSLSGDRLGCFNLSVKGHADCLRFLRSYNIPLMVLGGGGYTIRNVARCWCYETAVAVGVEPDNNLPFNEYFEYFGPDYTLHVDPGPMENLNTPKDMEKIRNTLLEQLSGLMHAPSVQFQHTPPVNRVLDEPEDDMETRPKPRIWSGTAAYESDSDDDDKPLHGFSGLDGPSMDRDSTGEDEMEDDDNPEPDVTPPSS is encoded by the exons ATGGAGGCAGACGAAAGCGGTATCTCCTTGCCGTCGGGACCCGACGGTCGTAAGCGGCGAGTCAGTTACTTCTACGAGCCCACGATCGGTGACTACTACTACGGTCAAGGACATCCGATGAAACCTCACCGGATCCGTATGGCTCATAGCCTAATCATCCACTATCACCTCCACCGTCGCTTAGAAATCAGCCGTCCTAACCTCGCCGACGCCTCCGATATCGGCCGCTTTCATTCTCCCGATTACGTTGATTTCCTCGCTTCCGTTTCGCCGGAATCTATGGGCGATCCTTCCTCTGCACGAAACCTAAGGCGATTCAATGTCGGCGAGGACTGTCCTGTCTTCGACGGGCTTTTTGATTTTTGCCGTGCTTCCGCCGGTGGTTCCATTGGCGCCGCCGTCAAATTAAATAGGCAGGACGCTGATATCGCTATCAATTGGGGCGGTGGGCTTCACCATGCCAAGAAAAGCGAGGCCTCTGGGTTTTGCTATGTTAATGACATCGTGCTTGGGATTCTTGAGTTGCTCAAGATGTTTAGG CGGGTTCTCTACGTAGACATCGATGTCCATCATGGAGATGGAGTGGAAGAAGCGTTTTACACCACTGATAGAGTTATGACTGTTTCTTTCCACAAATTTGGGGACTTTTTCCCAGGAACTGGTCACATAAGAGACGTCGGCGCAGATAATGGGAAATACTACGCTCTAAATGTTCCATTAAACGATGGTATGGACGATGAGAGTTTCCGCAGCTTGTTTAGACCTCTTATCCAGAAGGTTATGGAGGTGTATCAGCCAGAAGCAGTTGTTCTTCAGTGTGGGGCTGACTCCTTAAGCGGTGATCGGTTGGGTTGCTTCAACTTATCAGTCAAGGGTCATGCTGATTGCCTCCGATTCTTAAGATCTTACAACATTCCTCTCATGGTCTTGGGTGGTGGAGGGTATACTATACGAAATGTTGCCCGTTGCTGGTGTTATGAG ACTGCAGTAGCGGTTGGAGTAGAGCCGGACAACAATCTCCCATTCAATGAGTATTTTGAGTATTTCGGCCCAGATTATACGCTTCATGTCGACCCAGGTCCAATGGAGAATTTAAACACACCAAAAGATATGGAGAAAATAAG GAACACGTTGCTGGAACAACTTTCGGGACTAATGCATGCACCTAGCGTGCAGTTTCAGCATACACCACCAGTAAATCGAGTTTTGGACGAG CCGGAAGATGACATGGAGACGAGACCAAAGCCTCGCATCTGGAGTGGAACTGCAGCTTATGAATCAGACAGTGACGATGACGATAAACCTCTTCATGGTTTCTCAGGTCTTGATGGCCCAAGTATGgacag GGACTCTACAGGTGAAGATGAAATGGAAGACGATGATAACCCAGAGCCGGATGTGACTCCTCCATCGTCTTAA
- the LOC104762451 gene encoding DEAD-box ATP-dependent RNA helicase 30 isoform X1, translating to MSSYDRRFADPNSYRQRSGAPVGSSQPMDPSAAPYNPRYSGGGGGGGYGPSHVMAGDNSGYNNRYPSFHPPTSGFSVGRGGGGGRGGYGQYGDRNGGGNWGGRGGSSNRELDSVSLPKQNFGNLVHFEKNFYVESPSVQAMTEQDVAMYRTERDISVEGRDVPKPIKLFQDANFPDNILEAIAKLGFTEPTPIQAQGWPMALKGRDLIGIAETGSGKTLAYLLPALVHVSAQPRLGQDDGPIVLILAPTRELAVQIQEESRRFGLRSGVRSTCIYGGAPKGPQIRDLRRGVEIVFATPGRLTDMLECQHTNLRRVTYLVLDEADRMLDMGFEPQIRKIVSQIRPDRQTLLWSATWPREVESLARQFLRDPYKAIIGSTDLKANQSINQVIEIVPTPEKYNRLLALLKQLMDGSKILIFVETKRGCDQVTRQLRMDGWPALAIHGDKNQSERDRVLAEFKSGRSPIMTATDVAARGLDVKDIKCVVNYDFPNTLEDYIHRIGRTGRAGAKGMAFTFFTHDNAKFARELIKILQEAGQVVPPTLSALVRSSGYGGSGGGRNFRSRGGGRGGGGGGFGDKRSRSTSNFVPHGGKRTW from the exons ATGAGCTCCTATGATCGTAGATTTGCTGATCCAAATTCGTATCGCCAACGCTCTGG CGCCCCAGTTGGTTCGTCTCAGCCAATGGATCCTTCCGCCGCACCATACAACCCACGTTACAgtggtggcggtggtggaggaggatatGGGCCGTCTCATGTAATGGCAGGTGACAATTCCGGTTATAATAATCGGTACCCATCTTTCCACCCACCCACTAGTGGTTTCTCTGTTGGTcgcggtggtggtggcggaAGAGGTGGATACGGTCAATACGGGGATAGAAACGGCGGAGGGAATTGGGGAGGACGTGGTGGATCGAGTAATAGAGAGCTAGATAGCGTTTCTCTTCCCAAGCAGAATTTTGGGAATCTTGTACATTTCGAGAAGAACTTTTACGTTGAGAGTCCTTCTGTGCAGGCCATGACGGAGCAAGATGTTGCCATGTACAGAACCGAGAGGGATATCTCTGTTGAAGGTCGTGATGTTCCTAAGCCTATTAAGTTGTTCCAAGATGCTAATTTCCCAG ATAATATTCTCGAAGCAATTGCTAAACTGGGATTTACTGAGCCAACACCTATACAAGCTCAGGGATGGCCAATGGCTTTAAAGGGTAGGGATTTGATTGGTATTGCTGAGACTGGCTCTGGTAAGACATTGGCTTACTTGTTACCAGCTTTGGTTCACGTAAGTGCACAACCTCGATTGG GTCAAGATGATGGACCCATAGTGTTAATATTAGCCCCTACGAGGGAATTAGCTGTCCAGATACAAGAGGAATCAAGGAGGTTCGGGTTGCGGTCTGGTGTTAGAAGTACTTGTATCTATGGTGGTGCTCCTAAAGGACCACAGATTCGCGATCTTAGAAGAG GTGTTGAGATTGTATTTGCTACACCTGGTCGTTTGACCGATATGCTGGAGTGCCAACACACTAATTTGAGGAGAGTGACTTACCTTGTGCTGGATGAGGCTGACAGAATGTTGGACATGGGATTTGAACCCCAAATTAGAAAGATTGTATCTCAG ATTCGACCTGATAGACAGACACTTCTTTGGAGTGCAACATGGCCACGAGAGGTTGAATCTCTTGCCAGGCAGTTTCTACGAGATCCATATAAG GCCATTATTGGATCAACAGATCTAAAAGCTAATCAGTCTATCAACCAAGTAATCGAGATTGTACCAACGCCAGAGAAATACAACAG GCTCCTTGCACTGCTTAAACAGTTAATGGATGGGAGtaaaattctaatatttgtGGAGACAAAGAGAGGGTGTGATCAAGTGACTAGACAATTGAGAATGGACGGATGGCCAGCTCTTGCCATACATGGTGACAAGAACCAGTCGGAAAGAGACCGAGTTTTGGCAGAATTTAAGAGTGGACGAAGCCCGATAATGACTGCCACTGATGTAGCAGCAAGGGGACTTG ATGTGAAGGACATAAAGTGCGTGGTTAACTATGATTTCCCAAACACCTTGGAGGATTACATCCATAGGATTGGTCGAACAGGGCGTGCAGGAGCTAAAGGAATGGCCTTTACATTCTTTACACATGACAATGCTAAGTTTGCAAGAGAGCTTATAAAGATACTTCAAGAAGCTGGTCAAGTTGTACCTCCTACTCTGTCCGCACTAGTGCGATCATCTGGTTACGGAG GTTCTGGTGGTGGACGAAACTTCCGGTCAAGAGGAGGAGgacgtggtggtggtggtggtgggtttGGAGATAAACGGTCGAGATCAACGTCGAACTTTGTACCTCACGGTGGAAAGAGGACTTGGTAG
- the LOC104762451 gene encoding DEAD-box ATP-dependent RNA helicase 30 isoform X3, which yields MTEQDVAMYRTERDISVEGRDVPKPIKLFQDANFPDNILEAIAKLGFTEPTPIQAQGWPMALKGRDLIGIAETGSGKTLAYLLPALVHVSAQPRLGQDDGPIVLILAPTRELAVQIQEESRRFGLRSGVRSTCIYGGAPKGPQIRDLRRGVEIVFATPGRLTDMLECQHTNLRRVTYLVLDEADRMLDMGFEPQIRKIVSQIRPDRQTLLWSATWPREVESLARQFLRDPYKAIIGSTDLKANQSINQVIEIVPTPEKYNRLLALLKQLMDGSKILIFVETKRGCDQVTRQLRMDGWPALAIHGDKNQSERDRVLAEFKSGRSPIMTATDVAARGLDVKDIKCVVNYDFPNTLEDYIHRIGRTGRAGAKGMAFTFFTHDNAKFARELIKILQEAGQVVPPTLSALVRSSGYGGSGGGRNFRSRGGGRGGGGGGFGDKRSRSTSNFVPHGGKRTW from the exons ATGACGGAGCAAGATGTTGCCATGTACAGAACCGAGAGGGATATCTCTGTTGAAGGTCGTGATGTTCCTAAGCCTATTAAGTTGTTCCAAGATGCTAATTTCCCAG ATAATATTCTCGAAGCAATTGCTAAACTGGGATTTACTGAGCCAACACCTATACAAGCTCAGGGATGGCCAATGGCTTTAAAGGGTAGGGATTTGATTGGTATTGCTGAGACTGGCTCTGGTAAGACATTGGCTTACTTGTTACCAGCTTTGGTTCACGTAAGTGCACAACCTCGATTGG GTCAAGATGATGGACCCATAGTGTTAATATTAGCCCCTACGAGGGAATTAGCTGTCCAGATACAAGAGGAATCAAGGAGGTTCGGGTTGCGGTCTGGTGTTAGAAGTACTTGTATCTATGGTGGTGCTCCTAAAGGACCACAGATTCGCGATCTTAGAAGAG GTGTTGAGATTGTATTTGCTACACCTGGTCGTTTGACCGATATGCTGGAGTGCCAACACACTAATTTGAGGAGAGTGACTTACCTTGTGCTGGATGAGGCTGACAGAATGTTGGACATGGGATTTGAACCCCAAATTAGAAAGATTGTATCTCAG ATTCGACCTGATAGACAGACACTTCTTTGGAGTGCAACATGGCCACGAGAGGTTGAATCTCTTGCCAGGCAGTTTCTACGAGATCCATATAAG GCCATTATTGGATCAACAGATCTAAAAGCTAATCAGTCTATCAACCAAGTAATCGAGATTGTACCAACGCCAGAGAAATACAACAG GCTCCTTGCACTGCTTAAACAGTTAATGGATGGGAGtaaaattctaatatttgtGGAGACAAAGAGAGGGTGTGATCAAGTGACTAGACAATTGAGAATGGACGGATGGCCAGCTCTTGCCATACATGGTGACAAGAACCAGTCGGAAAGAGACCGAGTTTTGGCAGAATTTAAGAGTGGACGAAGCCCGATAATGACTGCCACTGATGTAGCAGCAAGGGGACTTG ATGTGAAGGACATAAAGTGCGTGGTTAACTATGATTTCCCAAACACCTTGGAGGATTACATCCATAGGATTGGTCGAACAGGGCGTGCAGGAGCTAAAGGAATGGCCTTTACATTCTTTACACATGACAATGCTAAGTTTGCAAGAGAGCTTATAAAGATACTTCAAGAAGCTGGTCAAGTTGTACCTCCTACTCTGTCCGCACTAGTGCGATCATCTGGTTACGGAG GTTCTGGTGGTGGACGAAACTTCCGGTCAAGAGGAGGAGgacgtggtggtggtggtggtgggtttGGAGATAAACGGTCGAGATCAACGTCGAACTTTGTACCTCACGGTGGAAAGAGGACTTGGTAG
- the LOC104762451 gene encoding DEAD-box ATP-dependent RNA helicase 30 isoform X2, with amino-acid sequence MSSYDRRFADPNSYRQRSGAPVGSSQPMDPSAAPYNPRYSGGGGGGGYGPSHVMAGDNSGYNNRYPSFHPPTSGFSVGRGGGGGRGGYGQYGDRNGGGNWGGRGGSSNRELDSVSLPKQNFGNLVHFEKNFYVESPSVQAMTEQDVAMYRTERDISVEGRDVPKPIKLFQDANFPDNILEAIAKLGFTEPTPIQAQGWPMALKGRDLIGIAETGSGKTLAYLLPALVHVSAQPRLGQDDGPIVLILAPTRELAVQIQEESRRFGLRSGVRSTCIYGGAPKGPQIRDLRRGVEIVFATPGRLTDMLECQHTNLRRVTYLVLDEADRMLDMGFEPQIRKIVSQIRPDRQTLLWSATWPREVESLARQFLRDPYKAIIGSTDLKANQSINQVIEIVPTPEKYNRLLALLKQLMDGSKILIFVETKRGCDQVTRQLRMDGWPALAIHGDKNQSERDRVLAEFKSGRSPIMTATDVAARGLVSSGTRKKRKREFL; translated from the exons ATGAGCTCCTATGATCGTAGATTTGCTGATCCAAATTCGTATCGCCAACGCTCTGG CGCCCCAGTTGGTTCGTCTCAGCCAATGGATCCTTCCGCCGCACCATACAACCCACGTTACAgtggtggcggtggtggaggaggatatGGGCCGTCTCATGTAATGGCAGGTGACAATTCCGGTTATAATAATCGGTACCCATCTTTCCACCCACCCACTAGTGGTTTCTCTGTTGGTcgcggtggtggtggcggaAGAGGTGGATACGGTCAATACGGGGATAGAAACGGCGGAGGGAATTGGGGAGGACGTGGTGGATCGAGTAATAGAGAGCTAGATAGCGTTTCTCTTCCCAAGCAGAATTTTGGGAATCTTGTACATTTCGAGAAGAACTTTTACGTTGAGAGTCCTTCTGTGCAGGCCATGACGGAGCAAGATGTTGCCATGTACAGAACCGAGAGGGATATCTCTGTTGAAGGTCGTGATGTTCCTAAGCCTATTAAGTTGTTCCAAGATGCTAATTTCCCAG ATAATATTCTCGAAGCAATTGCTAAACTGGGATTTACTGAGCCAACACCTATACAAGCTCAGGGATGGCCAATGGCTTTAAAGGGTAGGGATTTGATTGGTATTGCTGAGACTGGCTCTGGTAAGACATTGGCTTACTTGTTACCAGCTTTGGTTCACGTAAGTGCACAACCTCGATTGG GTCAAGATGATGGACCCATAGTGTTAATATTAGCCCCTACGAGGGAATTAGCTGTCCAGATACAAGAGGAATCAAGGAGGTTCGGGTTGCGGTCTGGTGTTAGAAGTACTTGTATCTATGGTGGTGCTCCTAAAGGACCACAGATTCGCGATCTTAGAAGAG GTGTTGAGATTGTATTTGCTACACCTGGTCGTTTGACCGATATGCTGGAGTGCCAACACACTAATTTGAGGAGAGTGACTTACCTTGTGCTGGATGAGGCTGACAGAATGTTGGACATGGGATTTGAACCCCAAATTAGAAAGATTGTATCTCAG ATTCGACCTGATAGACAGACACTTCTTTGGAGTGCAACATGGCCACGAGAGGTTGAATCTCTTGCCAGGCAGTTTCTACGAGATCCATATAAG GCCATTATTGGATCAACAGATCTAAAAGCTAATCAGTCTATCAACCAAGTAATCGAGATTGTACCAACGCCAGAGAAATACAACAG GCTCCTTGCACTGCTTAAACAGTTAATGGATGGGAGtaaaattctaatatttgtGGAGACAAAGAGAGGGTGTGATCAAGTGACTAGACAATTGAGAATGGACGGATGGCCAGCTCTTGCCATACATGGTGACAAGAACCAGTCGGAAAGAGACCGAGTTTTGGCAGAATTTAAGAGTGGACGAAGCCCGATAATGACTGCCACTGATGTAGCAGCAAGGGGACTTG TTTCCTCTGGTactagaaagaaaaggaaaagggaGTTTCTTTGA